The Microlunatus soli genome contains the following window.
ACATCCCCACCCCGCCTGCGCAGTCGATCCAGATGGCCGTCGTTGTCCTGGCCACGGTTCCGATCCTGATCATCTATCCGTTCCTGCAGCGACATTTCGCCAAGGGCATGCTGACGGGAGCGATCAAGGAATGAACTCGACCGAGCTACGATACGACCAGCGACCGCTGGGGCAGACCGGCCTCATGGTGAGCAGCCTGGCACTTGGGACCGCCCGGTGGAGATCCACCGGAGACCGGACCGCATCGGCCGACGAACGTCGCCAGCTGTTCGAACGGGTTGCCCAGGGCACTGGAGCCGACCAGCAGATCGCGGTGATCGACACCGCCAACAGTTACGGCGACAGCGAGCAGTTGATCGGCGGACTGGTCGACGCGTACGGCGGATTGCCCGACCGCGTCCTGCTGCAGACCAAGGCCGACCGGGACTTCGGCAGCGGCGACTTCTCCGGAGCCCGGATGCGACGATCCCTGCAGGAGAGCCTGGACCGGTTGGGTCTGACCTCGCTGCCGATGGTCTACATCCATGACCCGGAGAACACCACCTGGGACTCGGCGATGGCCACCGACGGCCCGGTTGCCGCACTGGTCCGGGCAAAGGAACAGGGCCTGATCGACCACCTCGGACTGTCCGGCGGGCCGGTTGGACTGATGGAGCGCTATCTGCGGACCGGGCTGTTCGAAGCCTTGATCACTCACATGCGCTACACCTTGGTCGACCGATCCGCCGATCGGTTGCTCACCGTCGCCGCAGAGTTGGGTATCGGCGTGTTCAACGCCGCTCCGTACGGGGGTGGTCTGCTGACGCGCTGGCCGGCGACGACCCGACGCTACGCCTACGGTGACGGTAATCCGGAGTTGTTGGCGGCTGCCGACGCCATGGGCCGACTCTGCGCCGACCAACGGATCCCGCTGGCTGCGGCAGCGCTGCAGTTCTCGCTGCGGGATCCCCGGATCACCTCGACGATCGTGGGTATGTTGTCCGTTGCGGACCTGGATGCGACGATCGACCTCGCGGCCATGGAGCTGCCAGCCGCATTGTGGAGCGAACTTGATCAACTCCTACCGCCCAGGAGGACCTGGCAGGATGCCGACGAGCTCTGACCGGAACGAACCTCGAGCGCAGGTCCGGATCATCTCCGGTTCCGGGCGCTACGCCGACCCCTGGCACGACTTCGCACGGACGTCGCAACGGATTGCGGAGGTGATCACCGGGCTCGGGCACGAGGTCAAGATCGACGACCGCGTCGAGGACGCGCTGACCGATCTCGCCGGTGTCGACCTGGTGGTGGTGAACATCGGCAACCCCGAACGGCACGGCGGGGAGACGGCGCAGGTTGCGGCCGCCATGGGCGGGCTACGCGAGCATCTGGCGGCCGGCGGCGGGCTGTTGTCGGTACATTCCTCGGCCACATCGTTCCCGGCGACCCCGGCCTGGGAGGAGATCGTCGGTGGCCGGTGGATCGGCGGTCGATCCATGCACCCGAGGATCGGCGAGACGACGATCACGATCAACACGGACTGCCATCCGATCACGGCGGGACTGGCCGATCTCACCGTCTGGGACGAGCGTTACAGTTATCTGCGGATCTCGCCCGAGGTGGTCCCGCTGGCCGAACACTCCCACGACGGACTCAGGCACGTGATGGCGTGGGCTCGGGACGACCCTCGCGGCCGGGTGGTCTTCGATGGGCTCGGGCACGGCGTGCGATCCTATGATTCCGACTCTCGCGTCGATCTGCTCCGCCGCGAGGTGCAATGGCTGCTCGGCCCTCGCCGGTGAACTCGAAGATCATCAACCGCCACCGACCGGTCCGGTAAAATGACTACACCGTTCCTGCGGCCATGCAGGTGAGTTCTCGAGTCGAAGAAGGGAAGCGATGTCCGTTCCTGATCATGCGGGTGGGCCGCGCGAGATCGCCCGCCGCGGACTCCGTGATCAGGTGTACGACGCGTTGTTCGACCTGATCGTCCAAGGCAGTGTTGCGGCGGGGGAGCGGCTTCGGATCGACGGGTTGGCGGCGGACCTGCGGGTGTCGCAGACCCCGGTCCGGGAGGCGCTGGCCAACCTGGAACGGACCGGCCTGGTCACCCGCGAGGGGTTCAAGGGCTACCGGGTCGCCGAGCCGCTGACCGATCAGCAGGGTGCGGAGCTGATGGACGCTCGGGAGATGATCGAGATCCAGGCGACCCGGTGGTATGCGGCGCAACTGCCCGGCGGAGTTGATGATCTTCGGGCGGCGCACGCCGGACACGTCACGGCAGCCGCGGAGGTCAGCGAACTGCTCCGCGACGGCACTGTCGACATGCCGGCCTTCCGGCACTACTTCGACGCCGACGCAGCCTTCCATCGGGTGATCTACGTGGGCAGCGGCAACCATTTCCTGATGCAGATGGCCACCGACCTCGGCGGCCATCTGCATCGGCTGCGGGAGACCGTGCTGCACCGGACCTATGACATGGGCCAGGCCGTCGCCGAACACGCCGCGGTCCTGAAGGCCGCCGAGGCCGGCGACCCGGACCGGATGGTTGCCGCGATGCAGCAACACATGGCCGGTGTCCGGGAGCGCTCGGTCAGGCGGGACGACTGAGGCAACCCTTCGACAGGCTCAGGGGCCTCTTCTCAGGCCAGGGCGGAGGTCAGCACCTGCCGGATGTAGTCCCGGTTCTCCGCGCAGACACCGATCGAGTCCGAGCCGTAGTGCTCGCAACAGAACGGGCCGGTGTAGCCCAGCTCGATCGCCCGCCGGATCACCTGGCGGTAGTTGACGTAGCCGTACTTCAGCGGCATCGGCGCGCTGGAGTAGGAGCCGGTGGCCGGGTCGAAGTCCCGGGTGTAGTTCTTGATGTGCCAGAAGTTGCTGTGCGGCAGGACCTTCTCATACATCTCGGTCGGGTGCGGCATCGGCCGATGCAGCCGGACCAGGTTGCCCAGGTCAGGGTTGAGGCCGACGGCTTCATGATCGACATCGGTGACGAAGGCAACCGCGTCGTCGGGGGTGCCGACGTAGGTGTCCTCGTACATCTCCAGGCTGAGCCCGATGCCGTTGGTCTTGGCATGATCACCGAGTTCGCGGATCCGCTCGATGGCGAGATCACGAAGCGCCGGATCGTCCTGGTGACCATCGACCAGCCAGAACCAGATCTGCTCGTTCTGCTCGGGGGTGGTGGCCTGCATGAAACCGGTGTTGACGATCGTCGCCCCGAAGGTCGGCGCAAGATCGATCAACCGGTGCGCATCGGCAAGGTTTCGTTCCCCGAACTCCTTGTCCACAACGGAATTGCGGGTCATCGAGATCGACGAGATCGACAGTCCCTCACCCTGCAGCGTCGCCCGGAACTCCTCGACTCGTTCATCGGACAGCGCGGCCAGCGGGACCCAGGCGTCGGTCGGATCGATATGGGTGAAGCCGAGCTCGGCGACCTGGCGGAGCTGGCCTGCCCACACCGAAGCCGGCGCGTCCTTGATGTGGCCGCCGTCGGGTGCCTTGTTGCCGAACGACAGCATGTTGCAGGCGATGGGCCAGTCCTGGGCCGTGTACATCTGGTTTCCTCTCAGTGGTGATCAGGTCGGGTGTGATGCTCAGCCCACGTTGACCTTGGCCATGGGCTTGCGGAGCAGCAGTCCGTAGGCGGCCGCTCCGATGAATGCGATGGCGCCGGCGATCATGAACGACGGCGTGTAGCTGTGGTAGCTGTCGTAGATCGCACCGGTCAGGATCGGTGCCAGCGCGCCGCCGAAGTAGCCGCCGAAGTTCATGATCCCACCGAACTGTGCGGCCTGCCGATCGGGGACCAGGTCGCTGGTGATCGCCCAGGACTGGGACTGCACCAGAGCGACGCCGGCCAGTGCAAGGCAGAGTACGATCTCGGCCGACCAGAGCGACCGCATCAACGGCAGCACGACCAGCAGGATGCCGACCCAGATGCTGCCGCCGACGATCAGCAATCGCTTGGAGCGCAGCGGTGTCCGGCCGCGACGGACCAAGATCACCGACAGCCGACCGCCGAAGATCGCGGTCAGCGCGGCGACCACATAGGGGAGCGCTGCGTACAGCCCGGTGCCGGCCACGGTCACGCCGAGGGTGGTTTGCAGGTAGAGCGGCAGGAAGGTGATGAAGATGTTCCA
Protein-coding sequences here:
- a CDS encoding aldo/keto reductase yields the protein MVSSLALGTARWRSTGDRTASADERRQLFERVAQGTGADQQIAVIDTANSYGDSEQLIGGLVDAYGGLPDRVLLQTKADRDFGSGDFSGARMRRSLQESLDRLGLTSLPMVYIHDPENTTWDSAMATDGPVAALVRAKEQGLIDHLGLSGGPVGLMERYLRTGLFEALITHMRYTLVDRSADRLLTVAAELGIGVFNAAPYGGGLLTRWPATTRRYAYGDGNPELLAAADAMGRLCADQRIPLAAAALQFSLRDPRITSTIVGMLSVADLDATIDLAAMELPAALWSELDQLLPPRRTWQDADEL
- a CDS encoding ThuA domain-containing protein → MPTSSDRNEPRAQVRIISGSGRYADPWHDFARTSQRIAEVITGLGHEVKIDDRVEDALTDLAGVDLVVVNIGNPERHGGETAQVAAAMGGLREHLAAGGGLLSVHSSATSFPATPAWEEIVGGRWIGGRSMHPRIGETTITINTDCHPITAGLADLTVWDERYSYLRISPEVVPLAEHSHDGLRHVMAWARDDPRGRVVFDGLGHGVRSYDSDSRVDLLRREVQWLLGPRR
- a CDS encoding GntR family transcriptional regulator, which produces MSVPDHAGGPREIARRGLRDQVYDALFDLIVQGSVAAGERLRIDGLAADLRVSQTPVREALANLERTGLVTREGFKGYRVAEPLTDQQGAELMDAREMIEIQATRWYAAQLPGGVDDLRAAHAGHVTAAAEVSELLRDGTVDMPAFRHYFDADAAFHRVIYVGSGNHFLMQMATDLGGHLHRLRETVLHRTYDMGQAVAEHAAVLKAAEAGDPDRMVAAMQQHMAGVRERSVRRDD
- a CDS encoding sugar phosphate isomerase/epimerase family protein, whose protein sequence is MYTAQDWPIACNMLSFGNKAPDGGHIKDAPASVWAGQLRQVAELGFTHIDPTDAWVPLAALSDERVEEFRATLQGEGLSISSISMTRNSVVDKEFGERNLADAHRLIDLAPTFGATIVNTGFMQATTPEQNEQIWFWLVDGHQDDPALRDLAIERIRELGDHAKTNGIGLSLEMYEDTYVGTPDDAVAFVTDVDHEAVGLNPDLGNLVRLHRPMPHPTEMYEKVLPHSNFWHIKNYTRDFDPATGSYSSAPMPLKYGYVNYRQVIRRAIELGYTGPFCCEHYGSDSIGVCAENRDYIRQVLTSALA